The Myxococcota bacterium genome has a segment encoding these proteins:
- a CDS encoding glutathione S-transferase family protein, producing the protein MADVKLTYIPGSRSLRVRWLLEELGVPYQLERVTFARGHLKTPEYLAKNPLGLVPTLEDGDSVLFESGAIFEHVLEKHDPEGRLLPRANPARANVRSWMHWAEGSASPPLGIYLRHAVMLPEERRIGAAADEAKKRLVQVFEAVARQLERQDFLAARDFTAADVMLGLTLLLCKQVALLGPEFPSLLAYYERLAGREAFTRANAD; encoded by the coding sequence GTGGCCGACGTGAAGCTGACCTACATCCCCGGAAGCCGTTCGCTGCGCGTGCGCTGGCTGCTCGAGGAGCTCGGCGTGCCCTACCAGCTCGAGCGCGTGACGTTCGCGCGCGGGCACCTCAAGACGCCGGAATACCTCGCCAAGAACCCGCTCGGCCTGGTGCCGACGCTCGAGGACGGCGACAGCGTGCTCTTCGAGAGCGGCGCCATCTTCGAGCACGTGCTCGAGAAGCACGACCCGGAAGGGCGGCTCCTCCCGCGCGCGAACCCCGCGCGCGCGAACGTGCGCTCGTGGATGCACTGGGCCGAGGGGTCGGCCTCGCCGCCGCTCGGCATCTACCTGCGCCACGCCGTCATGCTGCCCGAGGAGCGGCGCATCGGGGCCGCCGCCGACGAGGCGAAGAAGCGGCTCGTGCAGGTCTTCGAGGCCGTCGCGCGCCAGCTCGAGCGGCAGGACTTCCTCGCGGCGCGCGACTTCACGGCGGCCGACGTCATGCTCGGGCTGACGCTCCTGCTCTGCAAGCAGGTCGCGCTGCTCGGGCCCGAGTTCCCGAGCCTGCTCGCCTACTACGAGCGGCTCGCCGGCCGCGAGGCGTTCACGCGCGCGAACGCCGACTGA
- a CDS encoding TrkA family potassium uptake protein, translating to MRVLVIGLGTFGFWFARTMREMGHEIIAIERDGALVDRHVEWVTRAVVGDATDPSLLERAGARAVDAAVIATGADLSTTVLAMMALRDLGIREVYAKARSLDAARALDRLDVTEAVFPERDAGLRLAHRLVSRAALDYTPIGDGFSMQEIAVPESWVGRSLRDLEPRGRLHVQVVGVRDQLTGALALPPDPGAVLKPSDSLLVAGRDDRVDALDDRGGARRPRRA from the coding sequence ATGCGAGTCCTGGTGATCGGCCTCGGGACCTTCGGCTTCTGGTTCGCGCGCACGATGCGCGAGATGGGACACGAGATCATCGCGATCGAGCGCGACGGCGCGCTCGTCGACCGGCACGTCGAGTGGGTGACGCGCGCCGTGGTCGGCGACGCGACCGACCCGTCGCTGCTCGAGCGCGCGGGCGCACGCGCCGTCGACGCCGCCGTCATCGCGACCGGCGCCGACCTCTCGACCACCGTCCTCGCGATGATGGCGCTGCGCGACCTCGGCATCCGCGAGGTGTACGCGAAGGCGCGCTCGCTCGACGCCGCGCGCGCGCTCGACCGTCTCGACGTCACCGAAGCGGTGTTCCCGGAGCGCGACGCGGGCCTGCGCCTCGCACACCGCCTCGTCTCGCGCGCCGCGCTCGACTACACGCCGATCGGCGACGGCTTCTCGATGCAGGAGATCGCGGTGCCCGAGTCCTGGGTCGGGCGCTCGCTGCGCGACCTCGAACCGCGCGGTCGGCTGCACGTGCAGGTCGTCGGCGTGCGCGACCAGCTCACCGGCGCGCTCGCGCTCCCGCCCGACCCGGGCGCGGTCCTCAAGCCCTCGGACTCGCTGCTCGTCGCCGGCCGCGACGACCGCGTCGACGCGCTCGACGACCGCGGAGGCGCGCGCCGACCGCGCAGGGCGTGA